A single Camarhynchus parvulus chromosome 5, STF_HiC, whole genome shotgun sequence DNA region contains:
- the SLC10A1 gene encoding sodium/bile acid cotransporter: MNKTKGAFDSPELWSPGCTQNSSSLTSLAPPFAFGQQAMDTALNVILIMVLLVIMVSLGCTMEIAKITTHLRRPKGVAIAILAQYSIMPLTAFILGKLFQLGTSESLAILICGCCPGGNLSNIFSLALRGDMNLSVVMTACSMVLAIGLMPLLLYLYSGGLYEGDLEGKVPYKGIITSLVLMLIPCAAGIILNEKKPQYTGLITKAGMVMLLLSSAVIIVLSVANMGSCIMVVFSPPLLGTSALMPLTGFLLGYAVSATFKLDDRCRRTVCMETGCQNVQLGSAILKVAFAPEIIGPLYFFPLLYLLFQLGEGFLLILAFRIHDRIKQANGKYSFAP; the protein is encoded by the exons ATGAACAAGACCAAGGGAGCTTTTGATAGCCCAGAACTTTGGAGCCCAGGTTGCACGCagaacagcagctccctgaCCAGTCTGGCACCACCCTTTGCATTTGGACAGCAGGCTATGGACACAGCCCTGAATGTAATCCTTATCATGGTCCTCCTGGTCATCATGGTGTCTCTGGGATGTACAATGGAGATAGCCAAGATCACAACTCACCTCAGGAGACCTAAAGGTGTGGCAATAGCCATATTGGCTCAGTACAGCATCATGCCCTTGACAGCATTCATATTGGGCAAGCTCTTCCAGCTGGGCACCTCAGAATCCCTGGCCATCCTcatctgtggctgctgcccagggggAAACCTCTCCAACATCTTTAGCCTGGCACTGAGAGGGGACATGAACCTCAG TGTTGTAATGACCGCATGCTCCATGGTCCTGGCAATTGGATTAATGCCACTTCTTCTGTACCTGTACTCGGGAGGACTGTATGAGGGTGATTTGGAGGGCAAGGTACCTTACAAAGGAATAATCACTTCCTTGGTGCTGATGCTAATCCCCTGTGCCGCTGGCATCATCTTGAATGAGAAGAAACCACAGTACACTGGCCTTATCACCAAG GCAGGGATGGTTATGCTTCTACTGTCATCTGCTGTTATAATTGTTCTGTCTGTGGCCAATATGGGAAGCTGTATCATGGTTGTCTTCTCTCCACCTCTTCTGGGAACTTCTGCCTTAATGCCCCTTACTGGATTCCTGCTGGGCTACGCTGTCTCTGCAACCTTCAAGCTTGATGACCG gtGCAGGCGGACAGTGTGCATGGAAACTGGCTGCCAGAATGTACAGCTTGGCTCAGCTATCCTCAAGGTTGCCTTTGCCCCAGAGATCATTGGCCCCCTGTACTTCTTCCCACTGCTCTACTTGCTGTTCCAGCTTGGAGAAGGATTTCTGCTTATCCTGGCCTTTCGGATCCATGATAGAATAAAGCAAGCCAATGGCAAGTACAGCTTTGCTCCTTAG